One region of Drosophila teissieri strain GT53w chromosome 2L, Prin_Dtei_1.1, whole genome shotgun sequence genomic DNA includes:
- the LOC122611386 gene encoding uncharacterized protein LOC122611386 yields MRATWGTILRISTWVVLLKLTEIRSKESCYYVTFTYANWTDDRPRFIVNMTFSNQTGIGSITTINEEIASPVSRILILQHSGRQKPRTVYNASTKLCDLQNVFNSVPLFKPAKDNMLKQSNYTLSCPLVKGTYAMHNMRVSPKNPLLSLLYQPKHTFSVSGGLFEELSRGRRLRPLSTYFMTGKVVKKSCGSNE; encoded by the exons ATGCGCGCGACCTGGGGAACGATACTGAGGATCTCGACTTGGGTGGTCCTGCTGAAGCTCACTGAGATCAGGAGCAAGGAG AGCTGTTATTATGTGACCTTCACCTATGCGAATTGGACGGATGACCGACCCCGGTTTATTGTCAACATGACCTTCTCGAACCAGACTGGCATCGGCTCAATAACCACCATTAACGAGGAGATTGCCTCACCGGTGTCCCGCATCCTTATCCTTCAGCACTCCGGCCGGCAAAAGCCTCGCACCGTATACAACGCTTCCACCAAGCTGTGCGACCTGCAGAATGTCTTCAATTCAGTACCGCTTTTTAAGCCAGCCAAGGACAACATGCTCAAGCAAAGTAACTACACGCTGAGCTGTCCGCTGGTCAAAGGCACATACGCCATGCACAACATGCGCGTCAGCCCCAAGAACCCACTTCTGAGCCTCCTCTACCAACCGAAGCACACTTTCTCCGTGAGTGGCGGCTTGTTTGAGGAACTTTCGCGGGGCCGCAGGCTCAGACCGCTGTCCACCTATTTCATGACTGGAAAGGTTGTGAAAAAGTCCTGTGGATCCAACGAATAA
- the LOC122615717 gene encoding uncharacterized protein LOC122615717 isoform X1 — MLKNMATDNMPEIRELGKVVEPHFSGARLLNYHTSNLTKPGDNYGSVLLAIHAQLKKSNGEQIEEQLVAKVPPTDPKYWQFLQPERTCLAENAVYKILAPALAVLQDEAGVPSESHFTGFPRFYGCRESLDSNSSKVDQNAVLVLENLRSSGYVSGQRLKAFDLAHTLLALKYMAEFHALPLALRIRKPEVFREQVQPFFKKFDWHAGAPEWKSVMKAETLEDIRRATNNDSRLVARMKELSDQFFEFLAAAPDRPDGPFTSIIHCDFWINNLMFRYGPSGTPIALKIIDFQTAQYDSVVHDIISFLLSSVDTAILEIEFEHMLEVYYEAFKCCLRRVGVDLEVHTFEAFRQEVKRVAYIQVPHAIFMTRFILADSPMVDDAETETRPKLTDVLKSTGSERISRKLSQILNLAQKFDILY; from the exons ATGCTGAAGAACATGGCTACGGACAACATGCCCGAAATCCGCGAACTTGGCAAGGTGGTTGAACCCCACTTTTCAGGGGCCCGCCTCCTTAACTACCACACCAGCAATCTGACGAAACCGGGCGATAACTACGGAAGCGTTCTCCTGGCAATTCATGCCCAGCTGAAGAAATCCAATGGCGAACAGATTgaggagcagctggtggcTAAAGTGCCTCCGACCGACCCCAAGTACTGGCAATTTCTCCAGCCTGAGCGGACTTGCCTCGCAGAGAACGCCGTTTACAAGATTCTGGCCCCTGCCCTGGCCGTCCTTCAAGATGAAGCCGGCGTTCCTTCCGAGAGCCACTTTACAGGATTCCCCCGCTTCTATGGCTGTCGCGAGTCCCTCGATTCCAACTCCTCGAAGGTGGACCAAAATGCTGTGTTAGTGCTGGAGAACTTGCGCAGCAGTGGCTACGTCTCCGGCCAGAGGCTAAAAGCTTTCGATCTGGCCCATACGCTGCTAGCCCTTAAGTACATGGCCGAGTTCCACGCCCTTCCTCTGGCTCTGCGAATTCGCAAGCCAGAGGTGTTCCGGGAACAGGTCCAGCCCTTCTTCAAGAAGTTCGACTGGCATGCTGGAGCGCCCGAGTGGAAGTCCGTAATGAAGGCAGAGACTCTGGAGGACATCCGTCGAGCCACCAACAACGATTCCAGACTGGTAGCCCGTATGAAAGAATTGTCGGACCAATTCTTTGAATTCTTAGCTGCCGCCCCGGACAGACCCGATGGGCCATTTACAAGCATTATACACTGTGACTTCTGGATAAACAATTTGATGTTTCGTTACG GGCCTTCAGGAACACCCATCGCGCTGAAAATTATCGACTTTCAGACGGCACAGTACGATTCAGTGGTGCATGACATAATCTCGTTCTTGCTATCAAGCGTTGATACGGCTATCTTGGAGATAGAGTTCGAACACATGTTGGAAGTATACTATGAGGCCTTTAAGTGTTGTCTGCGCCGTGTGGGAGTAGATTTGGAGGTTCACACTTTCGAAGC GTTCCGCCAGGAAGTGAAGCGGGTGGCGTACATACAAGTTCCCCACGCCATCTTCATGACGCGCTTCATATTGGCTGACAGCCCGATGGTCGATGATGCGGAGACTGAGACACGCCCCAAGCTTACGGACGTACTGAAGAGCACGGGGTCGGAGCGTATTAGCCGCAAGTTAAGCCAAATTCTGAACTTGGCCCAGAAGTTTGACATATTGTACTAG
- the LOC122615717 gene encoding uncharacterized protein LOC122615717 isoform X2, translated as MLKNMATDNMPEIRELGKVVEPHFSGARLLNYHTSNLTKPGDNYGSVLLAIHAQLKKSNGEQIEEQLVAKVPPTDPKYWQFLQPERTCLAENAVYKILAPALAVLQDEAGVPSESHFTGFPRFYGCRESLDSNSSKVDQNAVLVLENLRSSGYVSGQRLKAFDLAHTLLALKYMAEFHALPLALRIRKPEVFREQVQPFFKKFDWHAGAPEWKSVMKAETLEDIRRATNNDSRLVARMKELSDQFFEFLAAAPDRPDGPFTSIIHCDFWINNLMFRYGPSGTPIALKIIDFQTAQYDSVVHDIISFLLSSVDTAILEIEFEHMLEVYYEAFKCCLRRVGVDLEVHTFEAFSQVPPGSEAGGVHTSSPRHLHDALHIG; from the exons ATGCTGAAGAACATGGCTACGGACAACATGCCCGAAATCCGCGAACTTGGCAAGGTGGTTGAACCCCACTTTTCAGGGGCCCGCCTCCTTAACTACCACACCAGCAATCTGACGAAACCGGGCGATAACTACGGAAGCGTTCTCCTGGCAATTCATGCCCAGCTGAAGAAATCCAATGGCGAACAGATTgaggagcagctggtggcTAAAGTGCCTCCGACCGACCCCAAGTACTGGCAATTTCTCCAGCCTGAGCGGACTTGCCTCGCAGAGAACGCCGTTTACAAGATTCTGGCCCCTGCCCTGGCCGTCCTTCAAGATGAAGCCGGCGTTCCTTCCGAGAGCCACTTTACAGGATTCCCCCGCTTCTATGGCTGTCGCGAGTCCCTCGATTCCAACTCCTCGAAGGTGGACCAAAATGCTGTGTTAGTGCTGGAGAACTTGCGCAGCAGTGGCTACGTCTCCGGCCAGAGGCTAAAAGCTTTCGATCTGGCCCATACGCTGCTAGCCCTTAAGTACATGGCCGAGTTCCACGCCCTTCCTCTGGCTCTGCGAATTCGCAAGCCAGAGGTGTTCCGGGAACAGGTCCAGCCCTTCTTCAAGAAGTTCGACTGGCATGCTGGAGCGCCCGAGTGGAAGTCCGTAATGAAGGCAGAGACTCTGGAGGACATCCGTCGAGCCACCAACAACGATTCCAGACTGGTAGCCCGTATGAAAGAATTGTCGGACCAATTCTTTGAATTCTTAGCTGCCGCCCCGGACAGACCCGATGGGCCATTTACAAGCATTATACACTGTGACTTCTGGATAAACAATTTGATGTTTCGTTACG GGCCTTCAGGAACACCCATCGCGCTGAAAATTATCGACTTTCAGACGGCACAGTACGATTCAGTGGTGCATGACATAATCTCGTTCTTGCTATCAAGCGTTGATACGGCTATCTTGGAGATAGAGTTCGAACACATGTTGGAAGTATACTATGAGGCCTTTAAGTGTTGTCTGCGCCGTGTGGGAGTAGATTTGGAGGTTCACACTTTCGAAGC ATTTTCGCAGGTTCCGCCAGGAAGTGAAGCGGGTGGCGTACATACAAGTTCCCCACGCCATCTTCATGACGCGCTTCATATTGGCTGA
- the LOC122615730 gene encoding uncharacterized protein LOC122615730: protein MGEVPEIKNFQQVIEPHLPEGCTLDSYSSSYLTKPGDNYGSIMLSVQAKVRSADGAIKDLPVIAKLPPLTNDLYWQIFQPERTCITENAVYQYLSPELDKLQLESGILPAQLFDGFPRYYGSRISLDTRSAKVDRDAVLVQENVTKHGYRPGNRHRAYNLAETVLILHYLARYHALPIALRLKKPQVYEEYVRPYFKKFDMNSNMDKAETEIMDNEILKDIKLVTSDEREVNRVKELQKMFQDFQAGSDVDDGPFTTLVHGDLWINNMMLKYGEEGTPLKVKIVDFQIAQYGSLVHDIIFLLFSSVDVNVLEDNFYNFLTIYYNAFIQTLRSVNVDTSNYSYELFLEEVQQTAHLQLPHAIFMMKVILADNSTIPEDYKDVDLSVLTKNTGAKTIVTKFAAILRLGKKFNIFY, encoded by the exons ATGGGAGAAGTTCCGGAAATCAAGAACTTTCAACAGGTGATCGAGCCTCACTTGCCCGAAGGCTGTACTCTGGACTCGTACTCCAGTAGTTACCTGACCAAGCCCGGGGACAACTATGGCAGCATTATGCTGTCTGTCCAAGCGAAAGTGCGCAGTGCTGACGGTGCTATTAAGGATTTGCCGGTGATAGCCAAATTGCCGCCCCTCACCAACGACCTTTACTGGCAGATCTTCCAGCCCGAGCGGACCTGCATTACGGAGAACGCGGTGTACCAGTACCTGTCGCCGGAGCTGGACAAGTTGCAGCTGGAGTCGGGCATCCTGCCTGCACAGCTTTTCGACGGCTTCCCGCGTTACTACGGTTCCCGCATTTCGCTGGACACTCGATCTGCAAAAGTGGATCGGGATGCCGTTCTGGTCCAGGAGAATGTCACTAAGCACGGCTACCGACCAGGCAACAGACACAGGGCGTACAATCTCGCAGAAACTGTGCTCATTCTGCACTACTTGGCCCGGTACCACGCCCTGCCCATCGCCCTGCGGCTGAAGAAACCGCAGGTGTACGAGGAGTATGTGCGACCATACTTCAAGAAGTTCGATATGAACTCTAATATGGATAAGGCCGAGACGGAAATAATGGACAATGAAATTCTGAAGGACATAAAGTTGGTGACGAGCGACGAACGGGAGGTAAATCGCGTCAAGGAGCTGCAGAAAATGTTCCAGGACTTTCAAGCTGGCAGCGATGTGGACGACGGCCCATTTACTACTCTCGTGCACGGAGACCTGTGGATCAACAATATGATGCTGAAATACG GAGAGGAAGGCACTCCACTCAAAGTGAAAATCGTTGACTTTCAAATCGCGCAGTACGGGTCGTTGGTGCATGATATCATCTTTCTGCTGTTTTCAAGTGTGGACGTAAACGTTCTCGAGGATAATTTCTACAATTTCCTGACCATTTACTACAACGCCTTCATTCAGACCTTGCGGAGCGTGAACGTGGACACCAGCAACTACTCATACGAATT GTTTCTCGAAGAGGTCCAGCAAACTGCTCACTTGCAGTTGCCTCACGCGATCTTTATGATGAAGGTTATACTAGCTGATAACAGTACGATTCCCGAGGACTATAAAGACGTGGACCTATCGGTGCTGACAAAGAACACCGGAGCTAAAACTATTGTGACGAAATTCGCGGCTATCTTGCGTCTAGGAAAgaagtttaatattttttactgA
- the LOC122619568 gene encoding RNA-binding protein 7 codes for MDLQLLMQQMYAGASVMTMPQPSMNGYGYGVAPGQHQQHPIYPFPPTENGDQAVELLEDDDDEEEDEEQRTLFCGNLDERVTEEILYEVFLQAGPIEGVRIPTDNNGRQRNFGFVTYQRLCAVPFALDLYQGLELFQKKVTIKQQGGKQQQLPAFNHSRLRNPFMMEAPPQPSPLRHARHSLHDAKPYDRNPFGHNGDQRRRSDSSVVERNRPKPQQHHQHMQGGSRRSDQRHNNKRRLL; via the coding sequence ATGGACTTGCAGTTGCTAATGCAGCAAATGTATGCCGGTGCGTCGGTCATGACGATGCCGCAACCGAGCATGAATGGTTACGGCTACGGAGTTGCACCTGGCCAGCACCAACAGCATCCCATTTACCCTTTTCCACCCACTGAAAACGGCGACCAGGCTgtggagctgctggaggatgacgacgacgaggaggaagACGAGGAGCAACGCACCTTGTTCTGCGGCAATCTCGACGAGCGCGTGACGGAGGAGATCCTGTACGAGGTGTTCCTGCAAGCCGGCCCCATCGAAGGAGTGCGGATACCGACGGACAACAACGGGCGTCAACGGAACTTCGGGTTCGTCACATACCAACGCCTGTGTGCGGTGCCCTTTGCCCTGGACTTGTACCAGGGCCTGGAGCTGTTCCAAAAGAAAGTGACCATCAAGCAGCAGGGCggcaagcagcagcaactaccTGCCTTCAACCATAGTCGTCTGCGCAATCCATTCATGATGGAGGCTCCACCGCAGCCATCGCCTCTCCGCCACGCCCGCCACAGTTTGCATGACGCCAAGCCGTACGATCGGAATCCATTTGGACACAACGGCGACCAACGGCGCCGGAGCGACAGCTCTGTCGTGGAACGCAACCGGCCAAAGCCacagcaacaccaccagcacatGCAGGGAGGCAGCAGAAGGTCGGACCAAcgccacaacaacaaacggAGATTGCTTTAG